A section of the Asticcacaulis sp. EMRT-3 genome encodes:
- a CDS encoding glycoside hydrolase family 31 protein — translation MRSFKALLCGVVSALSLSLAVSAHSAPITTLDRNGAWVSVEAYGPNVIHVTIAIDKADALKGPGYGILADHADNSAFRETSDANGDSFTSNALTLHVNAAPAPHVPSQGEKYFAPSLPPVGLQVTNAKGETILNMTGWEMAPHDVNGEHTFQVGADFTAPTDEHYYGMGQNQMSRGPLDLRGRVIDCKHWYDAPGGETVCVPFMVSSKGYGIIWDNPSDTHFIAGINGATKFQSEVGERVSFFVVTGDTPEEIYSAYARVTGRTPIPPKAAFGLIQSKARYDSQAEILRVANTYRQKGYPLDIMVQDWFYWTRMGQMDIDPAQFPDPDAMNKQLHDMGIESIISIWPRFETSGRYYNELAAKGYFLKDKDGNPVDGLPFRSDRTGALIDSTNPDARKWYWDHARDNILSHGYDYPWLDETEPDLVPDGYFFSIGSGDRYHNVFPLLHVEGVADGMRAWKPDKRVLILARAAYLGSQRTGALFWSSDINPSWEALQRQIPTGLNMTASGIAYWGNDIGGWQWLPQTTTATKPPLLDPSDARDVVGQNNDYPELLTRWFEYGTFLPTLRLHGDRKHTEIWAFGHEAEAIMARYDKLRYALIPYIYSSAKHTYDTGAPFMRALWMDFPNDPNVSDIGTEYMFGPAFLVAPVTEQGQTQKKVYLPAGSDWYNYWTNEKLTGGQWVDVAAPIEQIPLFVKAGSIIPVGSDIQSTATPQTITALKVYPGADGTFNLYDDDGKTYGYETGKGTVTSQLTWDDASGKLSASGAMAKTAPGLVQVIGK, via the coding sequence ATGCGTTCCTTCAAGGCCCTTCTTTGCGGTGTCGTATCCGCTCTTTCCTTAAGCCTGGCCGTCAGCGCCCACTCTGCGCCGATCACCACGCTGGACCGCAACGGCGCGTGGGTCAGCGTCGAGGCTTACGGCCCGAACGTCATCCACGTCACCATTGCCATCGACAAGGCCGACGCGCTGAAAGGCCCCGGTTACGGCATACTGGCCGATCACGCCGATAATTCCGCCTTCCGCGAAACCAGCGACGCAAACGGCGACAGCTTCACCTCGAACGCCCTGACCTTGCATGTCAATGCTGCCCCCGCGCCGCATGTGCCCAGTCAGGGTGAAAAATATTTCGCCCCGTCCCTGCCGCCCGTCGGTTTGCAGGTGACGAACGCCAAAGGCGAAACCATCCTCAACATGACCGGCTGGGAAATGGCCCCGCACGATGTCAATGGCGAGCACACCTTTCAGGTTGGTGCCGATTTCACCGCGCCCACCGACGAACATTATTACGGCATGGGCCAGAATCAGATGTCACGCGGCCCGCTCGATCTGCGCGGCCGGGTGATCGACTGCAAACACTGGTATGATGCGCCCGGCGGTGAAACCGTCTGCGTGCCCTTTATGGTGTCGTCCAAAGGCTATGGTATCATCTGGGACAACCCGTCCGATACGCACTTCATTGCCGGCATCAATGGCGCAACGAAATTCCAGTCCGAGGTCGGCGAGCGCGTCTCCTTCTTCGTCGTCACCGGTGATACGCCCGAAGAGATTTACTCGGCCTATGCCCGCGTCACCGGCCGCACACCGATCCCGCCCAAGGCCGCCTTCGGCCTGATCCAGTCCAAGGCGCGTTACGACAGCCAGGCCGAAATCCTGCGCGTGGCCAATACCTATCGCCAGAAGGGCTATCCGCTCGACATCATGGTGCAGGACTGGTTCTACTGGACGCGCATGGGCCAGATGGACATCGACCCGGCGCAGTTCCCCGATCCGGACGCCATGAACAAGCAGTTGCACGATATGGGGATAGAGTCGATCATCTCGATCTGGCCGCGTTTCGAAACCTCAGGCCGTTATTATAACGAACTCGCCGCTAAGGGTTATTTCCTGAAGGATAAGGACGGGAACCCGGTCGATGGCCTGCCCTTCCGTTCCGACCGCACCGGCGCCTTGATCGATTCGACCAATCCCGACGCCCGCAAATGGTACTGGGATCACGCGCGTGATAATATCCTGTCGCACGGTTACGACTATCCGTGGCTCGACGAAACCGAGCCCGATCTGGTGCCGGACGGCTATTTCTTCTCGATCGGTTCGGGCGACCGCTACCACAATGTCTTCCCCCTGCTGCACGTTGAGGGCGTGGCCGATGGCATGCGCGCCTGGAAGCCCGACAAGCGCGTGCTGATCCTGGCGCGCGCCGCCTATCTGGGCTCGCAGCGCACGGGGGCCCTGTTCTGGTCGTCCGACATCAACCCGTCATGGGAAGCTTTGCAGCGCCAGATTCCTACCGGGCTTAACATGACGGCGTCGGGCATCGCCTATTGGGGCAATGACATCGGCGGCTGGCAATGGCTGCCGCAAACCACGACCGCCACCAAGCCGCCCCTGCTCGATCCGTCCGATGCGCGCGACGTGGTGGGCCAGAACAACGACTATCCTGAGCTTCTGACGCGCTGGTTCGAATACGGCACCTTCCTGCCGACCTTACGCCTGCATGGTGATCGCAAACACACCGAAATCTGGGCCTTCGGTCACGAGGCCGAGGCGATCATGGCCAGATACGACAAGCTGCGCTACGCCCTGATCCCGTATATCTATTCCAGCGCCAAACATACCTATGATACGGGTGCCCCCTTCATGCGCGCCCTGTGGATGGACTTCCCGAACGACCCGAATGTCAGCGACATCGGCACGGAATATATGTTCGGCCCGGCCTTCCTCGTGGCTCCCGTCACCGAACAGGGGCAAACCCAGAAGAAGGTCTATCTGCCGGCGGGTTCAGACTGGTATAATTACTGGACCAATGAAAAGCTGACCGGCGGCCAGTGGGTTGATGTGGCCGCGCCGATCGAGCAGATCCCGCTGTTTGTCAAGGCAGGCTCGATCATCCCCGTGGGTTCGGACATCCAGTCCACCGCCACGCCGCAAACCATCACCGCCTTGAAGGTCTATCCGGGCGCTGACGGCACCTTCAACCTCTATGATGATGACGGCAAAACCTATGGTTACGAAACGGGCAAGGGCACGGTGACGAGCCAGCTCACCTGGGATGACGCCTCAGGCAAGCTGTCCGCCTCAGGCGCAATGGCCAAAACCGCACCTGGCCTCGTACAGGTGATCGGCAAGTAA
- a CDS encoding COQ9 family protein: MTDHASPLRTAENQLAQAVMPYIATLGLNRQAVAAGARAAGFSEAEASLIAPNGAADIAAILWRMADDALDDPDMRQSLAAMKIRERIGFLLNLRLDAAAVDGEVARHLMGFFALPGHAVLYHRLLWATADRIWRLAGDVALDENHYSKRAIVCGILTTALMTRLTQEREAQTAQIARNIEQVMAFEKFKAKLPKKPEDLLLDLGKKLGRWRFGSVRVGETA; this comes from the coding sequence ATGACAGATCATGCCTCACCGCTGCGCACCGCTGAAAACCAGCTCGCCCAGGCCGTTATGCCCTATATCGCCACGCTTGGCCTCAATCGGCAAGCCGTGGCGGCGGGTGCACGCGCCGCCGGGTTTTCCGAAGCCGAGGCCAGCCTGATCGCCCCCAATGGGGCCGCCGACATCGCCGCTATTCTATGGCGAATGGCCGATGATGCGCTCGATGATCCCGATATGCGTCAATCTCTGGCCGCCATGAAGATTCGTGAGCGAATCGGCTTTCTGCTCAATCTGCGCCTTGATGCCGCCGCCGTTGATGGTGAGGTGGCGCGTCACCTGATGGGCTTTTTTGCCCTGCCCGGCCACGCCGTTCTTTATCATCGGCTGTTATGGGCCACGGCAGACCGTATCTGGCGGCTGGCCGGCGATGTGGCGCTTGATGAAAATCACTATTCCAAACGCGCCATTGTCTGCGGCATCCTGACCACCGCCCTGATGACGCGCCTGACGCAAGAGCGCGAAGCGCAAACCGCCCAGATCGCGCGCAATATCGAACAGGTCATGGCGTTTGAAAAGTTCAAGGCCAAACTGCCGAAAAAACCGGAAGACCTGCTGCTCGATCTCGGCAAAAAACTGGGCCGCTGGCGCTTCGGCAGCGTTCGCGTCGGCGAAACAGCATGA
- the rpsU gene encoding 30S ribosomal protein S21, with protein sequence MNGEIPLVQIFVRDNNVDQALKALKKKMQREGSFREMKRHVHYEKPSEKRARQQAEAVRRARKLARKRLQREGGLPAPRTK encoded by the coding sequence CTGAATGGAGAGATACCTCTGGTACAGATTTTTGTCCGCGACAACAATGTCGATCAGGCCCTGAAGGCCCTGAAGAAGAAGATGCAGCGCGAAGGTTCCTTCCGCGAAATGAAGCGTCACGTCCATTACGAAAAGCCGTCCGAAAAGCGCGCCCGCCAGCAGGCGGAAGCCGTGCGTCGTGCGCGCAAGCTGGCCCGCAAGCGCTTGCAGCGTGAAGGCGGTCTGCCGGCCCCGCGCACCAAGTAA
- a CDS encoding acyl-CoA thioesterase — protein MAKSAGIDTDAPDPADLGILTTAMPSDTNPSGDIFGGWLMSMMDLAAGNIAARYSKGRVATIAVDGMVFLTPVQVGDEVTVYAKLLSVGRTSIRMKVDAYRRPREGELKTHVTEGIFTFVAIDDQGRPRPAVTGDSKDSLPE, from the coding sequence ATGGCCAAATCCGCCGGTATCGACACCGATGCCCCCGACCCCGCCGATCTCGGCATCCTGACCACCGCCATGCCTTCGGACACCAATCCGTCCGGTGATATTTTCGGCGGCTGGCTGATGTCGATGATGGATCTGGCGGCGGGAAATATCGCTGCCCGCTATTCGAAAGGCCGCGTCGCCACCATCGCTGTCGATGGCATGGTGTTTCTCACCCCGGTGCAGGTGGGCGACGAGGTGACAGTGTATGCCAAGCTTTTGTCCGTGGGCCGCACCTCGATCCGCATGAAGGTGGACGCCTATCGCCGCCCGCGCGAAGGCGAACTGAAAACGCACGTCACCGAAGGCATTTTTACCTTCGTGGCCATCGACGATCAGGGGCGGCCGCGGCCCGCCGTGACGGGCGACAGCAAGGACTCGCTTCCGGAATAA
- a CDS encoding NAD(P)(+) transhydrogenase (Re/Si-specific) subunit beta produces the protein MDITNFAALAYLVSGVLFILALRGLSSPETSRKGNLYGMVGMAIAVGVTLFSLLTKGDLDPVTIVIILCGIAVGGIVGSIIANKVAMTQMPQLVAAFHSLVGMAACMVAVGALYAPRAFGIDDGLDGIKTQSLIELSLGCAIGAITFTGSVIAFAKLNGNMSGAPIILPARHLLNIVLALAVVALIVTLILTHGLATWPFWGIFAVALVLGITLIIPIGGADMPVVVSMLNSYSGWAAAALGFTLENIALIITGALVGSSGAILSYIMCKAMNRSFISVILGGFGGDTSAAAAGGKIETRPVKQGSADDAAFIMKNASKVIIVPGYGMAVAQAQHTLREMADKLKEEGVEVKYAIHPVAGRMPGHMNVLLAEANVPYDEVFELEDINSEFATADVAFVIGANDVTNPAAKTDPASPIFGMPILDVEKARTVLFIKRGMSAGYAGVENELFFRDNTMMLFGDAKKMVEGIVKAL, from the coding sequence ATGGATATTACCAACTTCGCCGCGCTCGCCTATCTCGTTTCGGGCGTTCTGTTTATTCTGGCCCTGCGTGGCCTGTCGTCGCCGGAAACTTCGCGCAAGGGCAATCTGTACGGCATGGTCGGCATGGCCATCGCCGTTGGCGTCACCCTGTTCAGCCTGCTGACCAAGGGCGATCTCGATCCGGTCACCATCGTCATCATCCTGTGCGGCATTGCGGTGGGCGGCATTGTCGGCTCCATCATCGCCAACAAGGTGGCCATGACGCAGATGCCGCAACTGGTGGCGGCCTTTCACTCGCTGGTCGGCATGGCCGCCTGCATGGTGGCCGTGGGGGCGCTCTATGCGCCGCGCGCCTTTGGCATTGATGACGGACTCGATGGTATCAAAACCCAGTCCCTGATCGAACTATCCTTAGGCTGCGCCATCGGCGCCATCACCTTTACCGGTTCGGTCATCGCCTTTGCCAAGCTCAATGGCAATATGTCGGGCGCACCGATCATCCTGCCCGCCCGCCACCTGCTCAATATCGTGCTGGCCCTGGCGGTTGTCGCCCTGATCGTCACCCTGATCCTGACGCACGGACTGGCCACTTGGCCCTTCTGGGGCATTTTCGCCGTCGCTCTGGTGCTGGGTATCACGCTGATTATCCCGATCGGCGGAGCCGATATGCCGGTCGTGGTGTCAATGCTCAACTCCTATTCGGGCTGGGCCGCCGCAGCGCTCGGCTTCACGCTGGAAAACATCGCCCTGATTATCACCGGCGCTCTGGTCGGCTCATCGGGCGCAATCCTTTCCTACATCATGTGCAAGGCGATGAACCGCAGCTTTATCTCGGTCATCCTGGGCGGCTTTGGCGGCGATACGAGCGCGGCCGCCGCCGGGGGCAAGATCGAGACACGGCCCGTCAAACAGGGCTCGGCGGATGACGCCGCCTTCATCATGAAGAATGCCTCAAAGGTCATCATCGTGCCCGGTTACGGCATGGCGGTGGCGCAGGCCCAGCACACTTTGCGCGAAATGGCCGACAAGCTTAAAGAGGAAGGCGTCGAGGTCAAATACGCCATCCACCCGGTGGCGGGCCGTATGCCGGGCCATATGAATGTGCTGCTGGCCGAAGCCAATGTGCCTTACGATGAGGTGTTCGAACTGGAAGACATCAATTCCGAATTCGCCACGGCGGATGTCGCCTTCGTCATCGGCGCCAACGACGTCACCAATCCGGCGGCCAAGACCGACCCGGCCTCGCCGATCTTCGGTATGCCGATCCTCGATGTCGAAAAGGCGCGCACTGTGCTCTTCATCAAGCGCGGCATGAGCGCCGGCTATGCCGGGGTCGAGAACGAACTCTTCTTCCGCGACAATACGATGATGCTGTTTGGTGATGCGAAGAAGATGGTCGAGGGCATCGTCAAGGCGCTGTGA
- a CDS encoding proton-translocating transhydrogenase family protein — translation MEAVDPTIFRLAIFVLAIFVGYYVVWSVTPALHTPLMAVTNAISSVIIVGALIAAASSAAGMGSGVWISKGAGGIASMLAAVNIFGGFMVTRRMLAMYKKKEKPAAKAEGK, via the coding sequence ATGGAAGCCGTTGATCCCACAATCTTCCGTCTGGCCATTTTCGTGCTGGCCATCTTTGTCGGCTACTATGTCGTGTGGAGCGTCACACCCGCCCTGCACACGCCGCTGATGGCCGTCACCAACGCCATTTCCTCGGTGATTATCGTCGGCGCTCTGATCGCCGCCGCCTCCAGCGCCGCGGGCATGGGTTCGGGCGTGTGGATTTCCAAGGGCGCGGGCGGGATCGCCTCGATGCTGGCCGCCGTCAATATCTTCGGCGGCTTCATGGTCACGCGCCGGATGCTGGCCATGTACAAGAAAAAAGAAAAACCGGCTGCGAAAGCGGAGGGAAAGTAA
- a CDS encoding nuclear transport factor 2 family protein → MSPVIDYEQKALAWYAAWNARDAQAICELYADNLVFISPFVAKLGLSERGVLTDIQAFFSYVSATLPRVPKLKYEPVANCVGAQGHTLVYRNQSSHIVAETFEYNDQGLIRLANAAFSTAPIKRKNYGSR, encoded by the coding sequence ATGAGCCCGGTTATCGACTACGAACAAAAGGCTCTGGCGTGGTACGCCGCGTGGAATGCGCGCGACGCCCAGGCCATATGCGAACTCTATGCCGATAATCTGGTCTTTATCTCGCCCTTCGTCGCCAAACTCGGCCTGTCGGAACGCGGCGTGCTGACCGATATTCAGGCCTTTTTCAGCTATGTTTCGGCCACCCTGCCGCGCGTACCCAAGCTGAAATACGAGCCGGTCGCCAATTGTGTCGGCGCGCAGGGCCATACGCTCGTCTATCGCAACCAGTCGAGCCATATCGTCGCGGAAACCTTTGAATATAACGATCAGGGCCTGATCCGTCTGGCCAATGCCGCCTTCTCGACGGCACCGATAAAAAGGAAAAATTATGGAAGCCGTTGA